In one Dermacentor albipictus isolate Rhodes 1998 colony chromosome 4, USDA_Dalb.pri_finalv2, whole genome shotgun sequence genomic region, the following are encoded:
- the LOC135895766 gene encoding acetylcholinesterase-like — protein sequence MWVGLALPFAACCLVVGRAQETQNVIHTTSGDARGIIRSTTTGRVRAFLGIPFAEPPVGEHRFKKATPKKPWQGVLNATSLPPMCPQIPARINSYFAVTAVDPVSEDCLFLNVFAPVTNGSALRPVVVYIHGGAFTVGGIAMKIFDASELAVRGDLVAVTVAYRLGPLGFLNLGTEEAPGNMGLYDQQLALRWVKDNARSFGGDPDAITAMGQSAGAISIGIHLSSPSSAGLFQRAFMQSGSPFIRGFVSSQSQAGTRALLLTDYLDCKERDAHELSVPEVVACLRSKDVGDILRAAESFNIGGLDGFFPIIGGEFMPETPGKALKQAPPNARDVLVSVCASEGDFFIEHLLTNVNNIDSIDVVSKRNMEVLTKLLLGAIASFDTEPVFERYFGPVTAKKGVEVVRAASDLFGDFLFGCPALSMARALSAANASVHVLRYSEQLSFLDWPAWIRPTHSDDIVFSLGSALSLGGRPSEADVKATENMINVVSSFSRTGVPEVTGDTKWPKFDEMGQYLHIRNGSAIQEKHFLESTCDIWQNLLPDQ from the exons ATGTGGGTCGGCTTGGCGTTACCTTTCGCTGCATGTTGTCTGGTGGTCGGCAGAGCTCAAGAAACGCAAAATGTCATCCACACAACCTCCGGAGATGCCAGGGGAATCATTCGTTCTACGACGACTGGTCGAGTACGAGCCTTCCTGGGAATACCTTTCGCCGAGCCACCAGTCGGAGAACACCGCTTCAAGAAGGCGACGCCTAAGAAGCCCTGGCAAGGTGTACTGAACGCTACCTCGCTGCCCCCCATGTGTCCGCAGATTCCTGCTCGCATCAACAGCTACTTCGCAGTAACAGCGGTGGATCCTGTCTCCGAGGACTGCCTCTTTCTCAACGTCTTCGCACCCGTCACAAATGGGTCTGCTCTTAGGCCCGTCGTCGTGTACATTCACGGCGGAGCATTCACGGTCGGAGGAATCGCCATGAAGATCTTCGACGCGTCCGAACTCGCTGTGCGAGGAGACCTCGTCGCCGTCACCGTCGCCTACAGACTGGGACCCTTGGGGTTTCTAAATTTGGGCACAGAAGAAGCACCGGGCAACATGGGCCTCTACGACCAGCAACTTGCACTGCGATGGGTCAAGGACAACGCCCGTTCCTTCGGCGGTGATCCGGACGCGATAACTGCAATGGGCCAGAGCGCAGGAGCCATCTCGATCGGCATCCACCTCTCGTCGCCCAGTAGCGCGGGTCTCTTCCAGCGCGCCTTCATGCAAAGTGGCAGCCCGTTCATCCGGGGTTTCGTGAGCAGCCAATCGCAGGCGGGAACCAGAGCACTCTTGCTCACAGACTACCTCGACTGCAAAGAGCGAGACGCGCATGAACTCTCCGTCCCGGAGGTCGTCGCCTGCTTGCGATCCAAGGACGTCGGTGATATACTGAGAGCCGCGGAGAGTTTCAATATAGGTGGACTGGACGGATTCTTTCCTATAATTGGTGGTGAATTCATGCCGGAGACGCCCGGCAAAGCGCTAAAACAGGCCCCGCCCAACGCGCGCGATGTCCTGGTGAGCGTTTGCGCTTCGGAGGGGGACTTCTTTATCGAGCATCTGCTCACGAACGTCAACAATATCGACAGTATTGACGTCGTTTCGAAACGCAACATGGAAGTTTTAACGAAGCTACTGCTAGGTGCAATTGCGAGCTTCGACACCGAACCTGTCTTCGAGCGCTACTTCGGCCCGGTGACTGCAAAGAAAGGAGTCGAAGTGGTTCGCGCTGCTTCGGATCTCTTCGGTGACTTTTTGTTCGGTTGCCCCGCGCTCAGCATGGCCCGCGCACTCTCAGCTGCCAATGCGTCGGTGCACGTCCTCCGTTACTCTGAGCAGCTGTCCTTCCTCGACTGGCCCGCGTGGATTCGCCCGACGCACAGCGACGACATTGTGTTCAGCCTGGGCTCTGCTCTCAGCCTGGGCGGCCGCCCTTCGGAGGCAGACGTCAAGGCAACCGAAAACATGATAAACGTCGTCTCGTCGTTCAGTCGCACCGG GGTCCCAGAGGTAACAGGTGACACTAAATGGCCAAAATTTGATGAAATGGGGCAGTACCTGCACATACGCAATGGAAGTGCTATCCAGGAAAAGCACTTCCTTGAATCCACATGTGACATCTGGCAGAACCTACTACCtgatcaataa